From the Desulfovibrio sp. JY genome, one window contains:
- a CDS encoding DUF190 domain-containing protein, producing the protein MTEYAEVEVLRVYCGESDRSDGRPVYEVIVEEARRHGAAGATVLRGVLGFGAGSLVHTAKLLRLSEDLPMVVEIVDRPERLDAVLPRIEAVIRGGLITRQRGITARFHCPVRVRDVMATTVATASRDTPLPVVMDMLVSHDNKAVLVIEPDGAVAGIVTGGDVLMRGGMAARLSLQDILPEDIRKNERDKISGRTAGEVMTSPVVTINDRMSLRDAAQLMTGKGLKRLPVVDAAGELVGLVSRVDILRAASDLAPSAQALPRFTAGLFQQARDVMITDVPTAFPDTPLHQVVAAIVASPLRRAVVVDADGTVRGIVLDSDLLRRCGPARKPGLVEALFSFGKPEETGACPTGSAAEVMEPNVLTIHEDAPLMEVLQKMLATKVKRLVVVDDAGKLLGMVDREAILRVIAGAH; encoded by the coding sequence ATGACGGAATACGCCGAGGTGGAAGTGTTGCGCGTGTATTGCGGCGAATCCGACCGCAGCGACGGGCGGCCTGTCTATGAGGTGATCGTGGAGGAAGCCCGCCGGCACGGCGCGGCCGGAGCCACCGTGCTGCGCGGGGTGCTCGGGTTCGGAGCCGGAAGCCTCGTCCACACGGCCAAGCTGTTACGCCTGTCCGAGGACCTGCCCATGGTGGTGGAGATCGTCGACCGCCCCGAGCGTCTCGATGCCGTGCTGCCCCGCATCGAGGCCGTGATCAGGGGCGGGCTCATCACTCGCCAGCGCGGGATCACCGCGCGTTTTCATTGTCCGGTCCGGGTGCGCGACGTCATGGCCACCACCGTGGCCACGGCGAGTCGGGACACCCCACTGCCGGTGGTCATGGACATGCTCGTTTCCCACGACAACAAAGCGGTGCTGGTCATCGAACCCGACGGCGCGGTAGCCGGCATCGTCACGGGCGGGGACGTCCTCATGCGCGGCGGCATGGCGGCGCGGCTTTCCCTACAGGACATCCTGCCCGAGGATATCCGCAAAAACGAGCGCGACAAGATTTCGGGACGCACCGCCGGCGAGGTCATGACCAGCCCGGTTGTGACGATCAATGACCGGATGAGCCTTCGCGACGCGGCCCAGCTCATGACCGGAAAAGGCCTCAAACGGCTGCCGGTGGTGGACGCCGCGGGCGAGCTCGTGGGGCTGGTCAGCCGGGTGGACATCCTGCGCGCGGCCTCGGACCTGGCCCCCTCGGCCCAGGCGTTGCCGCGCTTCACGGCCGGACTTTTCCAGCAGGCCCGGGACGTGATGATCACCGACGTGCCCACGGCCTTCCCGGACACGCCGCTGCACCAGGTTGTGGCCGCCATCGTCGCTTCGCCGCTGCGGCGCGCGGTCGTCGTGGACGCGGACGGAACGGTGCGCGGCATCGTTCTCGACAGCGACCTGCTCAGGCGTTGCGGTCCGGCCCGAAAACCCGGCCTCGTGGAAGCCCTTTTCTCCTTCGGCAAGCCCGAGGAGACCGGCGCCTGCCCCACCGGTTCGGCGGCCGAGGTCATGGAACCGAACGTCCTGACCATCCACGAAGACGCGCCCCTGATGGAAGTGTTGCAAAAAATGCTCGCGACCAAGGTCAAGCGGCTGGTGGTCGTGGACGACGCGGGCAAGCTGCTCGGCATGGTCGACCGCGAAGCGATTTTGCGGGTCATCGCCGGCGCGCATTGA
- a CDS encoding tRNA (adenine-N1)-methyltransferase, producing MKQGDLILLVSPKGKRYLKRFTPDMVLHTQEGMIRFTDVDAAGCGGAVTTHLGHTFRILRPSTYDLVKGVKRSTQIMYPKEIGYVLLKLGIGPGVRVIEAGSGSGGLTLALAWHVGETGRVYTFERRPEFYELSGENLEAVGLGDRVSRFHHDISTGFYPETHIPGNPLTDPSGADALFLDVRTPWDHLDAAAEVVRPGAPVGFLLPTVNQISDLLRALETSPFDDVEVLEILVRHYKPVADRLRPEDRMVAHTGFLVFARHGGREAYKRPQPLPAVPEGWEPDPENGTTQESGEGD from the coding sequence GTGAAACAAGGCGATTTGATACTTCTGGTCTCTCCCAAGGGCAAGCGATATCTGAAGCGGTTTACGCCGGATATGGTCCTGCATACCCAGGAAGGCATGATCCGGTTTACGGACGTGGACGCCGCGGGCTGCGGCGGCGCGGTCACGACCCACCTCGGCCACACGTTTCGTATCCTGCGCCCGTCGACCTACGATCTGGTCAAAGGCGTCAAGCGTTCCACCCAGATCATGTACCCCAAGGAAATCGGCTATGTCCTGCTCAAATTGGGCATCGGGCCGGGGGTGCGCGTCATCGAGGCCGGCAGCGGCTCCGGCGGCCTGACCCTGGCCCTGGCCTGGCACGTGGGCGAGACGGGCCGGGTCTATACATTCGAACGGCGTCCGGAATTTTACGAACTCTCCGGCGAAAACCTCGAGGCCGTGGGACTTGGCGACCGGGTCAGCCGGTTCCACCACGACATCAGTACCGGATTCTATCCGGAAACGCACATTCCCGGCAATCCGCTGACCGATCCGTCGGGCGCGGACGCGCTTTTTCTCGACGTGCGTACGCCTTGGGACCATCTTGACGCCGCCGCCGAGGTGGTGCGCCCGGGAGCGCCGGTGGGCTTTTTGCTGCCCACGGTCAACCAGATCAGCGATCTTTTGCGCGCCTTGGAAACGTCCCCCTTCGATGACGTCGAGGTTCTTGAAATCCTTGTGCGCCATTACAAGCCCGTGGCCGATCGGCTGCGGCCGGAGGATCGCATGGTGGCCCACACGGGCTTTCTGGTTTTCGCGCGCCACGGCGGTCGCGAGGCCTACAAACGCCCGCAGCCGCTGCCTGCCGTGCCCGAAGGCTGGGAGCCCGACCCGGAAAACGGAACAACGCAGGAAAGTGGCGAAGGCGATTGA
- a CDS encoding epoxyqueuosine reductase QueH encodes MPERLLLHICCGPCAIAPLLRLHEAGLHVAGLFYNPNIQPVMEYLRRRDALAEVAARLDVDVLYDDYDPLPHLRRSVADPGARCRPCWDERLARTAETARRMGCDAYSSSLLYSKYQDHGVLKSLGEKQASAHGVPFYYRDFRVDWDEGVALSKEWGIYRQPYCGCVLSEFDRFSKKLRRPPVVAR; translated from the coding sequence ATGCCCGAACGCCTGTTGCTGCATATCTGCTGCGGGCCTTGCGCCATCGCGCCCTTATTGCGCCTCCACGAGGCCGGACTGCATGTGGCGGGGCTTTTTTACAACCCCAACATCCAGCCGGTGATGGAATATCTGCGCCGCCGCGATGCCTTGGCCGAGGTGGCGGCGCGGCTCGACGTGGACGTGCTCTACGACGATTACGACCCGCTGCCGCATCTGCGCCGGTCGGTCGCCGACCCGGGTGCGCGCTGCCGGCCCTGCTGGGACGAGCGGCTGGCCCGCACGGCCGAAACAGCCCGGCGCATGGGCTGCGATGCCTACTCCTCTTCGCTGCTCTACAGCAAATACCAGGACCATGGCGTGCTCAAGTCCCTGGGCGAGAAGCAGGCCTCCGCCCACGGCGTCCCGTTTTACTACCGCGATTTTCGCGTCGATTGGGACGAGGGGGTGGCCCTTTCCAAGGAATGGGGCATCTACCGACAGCCGTACTGCGGCTGCGTCCTGAGCGAATTCGACCGCTTCTCCAAAAAACTGCGCCGCCCGCCTGTGGTGGCGCGGTAG
- the cbiB gene encoding adenosylcobinamide-phosphate synthase CbiB, whose translation MSDATWMIILAVGLDLALADPLWLPHPVRAIGAAYAALDALADRSGLRTRLFGACCVAVVAAASGGVVWLAGRIPGIGFLCALYFAYAGLALGGLLREGRKAAALLKKNQVEAARTVVAGLVSRDVTALDAAGLWRALAETVAENANDAFVAPFFWLAVAGLPGLWAYKAISTADSMWGYRTPRYRDLGWFGARADDVLAWLPARITTLGMWVAARIMGLGRGVRFGAVAADAEKSASPNAGWPMAAAAWLCGASMGGPSVYFGQLMRKPTFGPVGRPWDAKRFAMLLRLVLFASGIVVVVTVLL comes from the coding sequence ATGAGTGATGCGACGTGGATGATTATCCTGGCCGTCGGGCTCGATCTGGCCCTGGCCGATCCGCTCTGGCTGCCGCATCCGGTGCGGGCCATCGGCGCGGCTTATGCGGCCCTGGACGCGCTGGCCGACCGGTCGGGCCTGCGCACGCGCCTTTTCGGGGCCTGCTGCGTGGCCGTGGTTGCGGCGGCGAGCGGTGGCGTCGTCTGGCTGGCCGGCCGGATACCGGGCATCGGTTTTTTGTGCGCGCTCTATTTCGCCTATGCCGGCCTGGCCCTGGGCGGACTTTTGCGCGAAGGCCGCAAGGCAGCGGCGTTGCTCAAAAAAAATCAGGTGGAAGCGGCCCGGACGGTCGTTGCCGGGCTGGTCAGCCGGGACGTGACCGCCCTCGATGCGGCCGGTCTGTGGCGGGCCCTGGCCGAAACCGTGGCTGAAAACGCCAACGATGCGTTCGTTGCGCCGTTTTTTTGGCTGGCCGTGGCCGGACTGCCCGGACTTTGGGCATACAAGGCCATAAGCACCGCCGACTCCATGTGGGGCTACCGCACCCCGCGCTACCGCGACCTGGGCTGGTTTGGGGCCAGGGCCGACGATGTACTGGCCTGGCTGCCGGCGAGGATAACCACCCTTGGCATGTGGGTTGCAGCCAGGATCATGGGGCTGGGCAGGGGCGTGCGCTTCGGTGCTGTCGCCGCCGACGCGGAAAAAAGCGCCAGTCCAAACGCCGGCTGGCCCATGGCCGCCGCGGCCTGGCTCTGTGGCGCGTCCATGGGAGGACCGTCCGTGTACTTTGGCCAACTGATGCGCAAGCCGACCTTTGGACCTGTCGGCAGACCCTGGGATGCAAAGCGGTTTGCAATGCTGCTGCGACTGGTATTGTTTGCAAGCGGAATTGTTGTCGTAGTAACTGTTTTATTGTAA
- a CDS encoding cold shock domain-containing protein, with amino-acid sequence MGFEGTVKWFSDKKGYGFIMREGEDDVFVHYSSIEGDGFRTLREGELVQFEIIQGERGPKATNVVKNA; translated from the coding sequence ATGGGATTTGAAGGCACCGTCAAGTGGTTCAGTGACAAGAAGGGCTATGGTTTCATCATGCGCGAAGGTGAGGACGACGTGTTTGTTCATTACTCGTCCATTGAGGGAGATGGGTTTCGCACCTTGCGCGAAGGCGAACTTGTGCAATTCGAAATCATCCAGGGTGAGCGGGGGCCCAAAGCCACCAATGTGGTGAAAAACGCCTGA
- a CDS encoding response regulator — protein MPQIVLCAEPPQSLKRLLDPLSSLLGIPVAVQSAADIPVWPDPGQEAHAILHREFAERGVCPLLTFPERIPLDGGLPTAACPLGMTVRRFAVPFDDEHTGVLTLGPYFLHAGDRERLRGRSTAADAALAQIPCVPADRHATLKAFYREFTAFIGSAAKAGAAKQTFLANMSHELRTPLNGIMGMLSLLLQGEMGPRQRQFLELAMDASNQLLGVVNDLLEMTNISMGRLELVEEAFELRLGLADLFEACDEDAARRGLAFSVVVDADVPEVLVGDVARLRQVLLNIIGNAVKFTDEGSVAVHVSRQSTTTDGESSTLQFTVVDTGIGIPQEKQHVIFERFAIAENFLSKRYGATGLGLSISKEIVEKMGGTMRLRSVPGQGSAFSFTTVFRHPEPLPNAHDAGLSRQSPLRCQGAAIAFVESEPVSQLLVRRILEDHGYSVLLVDTIDKLRDILPGRPVDMILLDIQMTGAEGLECIARIRSGRIEGVADDIPIIGLCAQAAGEERPRVLSAGLSYAITKPVTRQSLLAAVKRAMPGPRGTDCLKFPAA, from the coding sequence ATGCCCCAGATTGTGCTCTGCGCCGAGCCGCCCCAATCCCTCAAACGCCTGCTCGATCCACTGTCATCGTTGCTTGGCATCCCCGTGGCCGTCCAATCGGCGGCCGATATTCCCGTCTGGCCCGACCCCGGGCAGGAGGCCCATGCCATTTTGCACCGGGAATTCGCCGAACGCGGCGTCTGCCCCCTGCTGACTTTTCCGGAGCGGATTCCCCTGGACGGGGGCCTGCCCACCGCGGCCTGCCCGCTCGGGATGACGGTACGGCGATTCGCCGTGCCCTTTGACGACGAGCACACGGGCGTACTCACCCTCGGGCCGTATTTCCTCCATGCCGGAGACCGGGAACGCCTGCGCGGGCGCTCCACCGCCGCCGACGCCGCCCTGGCCCAGATTCCCTGCGTACCGGCCGACCGTCATGCCACGCTCAAGGCCTTTTACAGGGAATTCACCGCCTTTATCGGTTCGGCCGCCAAGGCCGGCGCGGCCAAGCAAACGTTTTTGGCCAACATGAGCCACGAACTGCGCACGCCCTTAAACGGTATCATGGGCATGTTAAGCCTGCTACTCCAGGGCGAAATGGGGCCACGGCAGCGCCAGTTCCTGGAACTGGCCATGGACGCCTCCAACCAGTTGCTCGGCGTGGTCAACGATCTGCTGGAAATGACCAACATTTCCATGGGCCGCCTGGAGCTGGTCGAGGAAGCCTTCGAACTGCGCCTGGGGCTGGCCGACCTTTTCGAGGCCTGCGACGAGGATGCGGCGAGGCGGGGTCTGGCCTTCTCGGTCGTGGTGGACGCGGACGTCCCGGAAGTCCTGGTCGGCGACGTGGCCCGGCTGCGCCAGGTACTGCTCAACATCATCGGCAACGCCGTAAAATTCACGGACGAGGGCTCGGTGGCGGTGCATGTTTCCCGGCAGTCCACGACGACCGACGGGGAAAGCTCCACCCTGCAGTTCACCGTGGTCGACACCGGCATCGGCATTCCCCAGGAAAAACAGCATGTGATCTTCGAACGCTTCGCCATTGCGGAAAATTTTTTGAGCAAACGCTACGGCGCCACCGGGCTTGGCCTGTCCATCTCCAAGGAGATCGTGGAAAAAATGGGCGGGACCATGCGGCTGCGCAGCGTGCCCGGCCAGGGAAGCGCCTTTTCCTTCACGACTGTTTTTCGCCACCCCGAGCCGCTCCCGAACGCGCACGATGCCGGGCTCTCCCGCCAATCCCCCCTGCGCTGCCAGGGCGCGGCCATCGCCTTTGTCGAAAGCGAGCCCGTCAGCCAATTGCTCGTGCGCCGCATCCTGGAAGACCACGGCTATAGCGTCCTTCTGGTCGACACCATCGACAAGCTGCGCGATATTCTGCCCGGTCGCCCGGTGGACATGATCCTCCTGGATATCCAGATGACCGGCGCGGAGGGCCTGGAGTGCATCGCGCGCATCCGTTCCGGGAGAATCGAGGGTGTTGCGGACGACATCCCCATCATCGGTCTGTGCGCCCAGGCCGCCGGCGAGGAGCGCCCGCGCGTCCTTTCCGCCGGCCTGAGCTACGCCATAACCAAGCCCGTCACCCGCCAAAGCCTGCTTGCCGCCGTTAAACGCGCCATGCCGGGGCCCCGGGGAACGGACTGCTTGAAATTCCCAGCCGCCTAG
- a CDS encoding AMP-binding protein, with the protein MTRKDRTEGIYSRREVLDESERRQYYQIQIKDLLSYAYRYSEDVKKRFDRAQFQASKFKTLSDLKHIPILKKKELIFLQSMGPRLGGLLTKDMGELRRIFLSPGPIFDPEDREDDYWGWTEGFYASGFRSGDLVQVTFNYHLTPAGLMFEEPLKNLGCAVVPAGPGNSTTQLEIMQKLRATGYVGTPSYLMHLAQKGEEMGLNLRKDLYLEVAFVTGEKFSEKLRSNLEKKFDIIMRQGYGTADVGCVGYECFHKTGLHIANRAFVEICHPDTGIPLKDGEVGEIVVTAFNKTYPLIRLATGDLSYIERAPCPCGRTSPRLGSIVGRVDTTARIKGMFVYPHQVEQVITRFEEIKRWQIEVTNPGGIDEMNLIVEASNFKREEDLLHKFREKIKLRPGLTVVAPGTLPPQIRPIEDKRKWD; encoded by the coding sequence ATGACCCGAAAGGACCGTACCGAGGGCATCTATTCCCGCCGGGAAGTGCTCGACGAATCCGAACGCCGGCAATACTACCAGATCCAAATCAAGGACCTGCTTTCGTACGCCTATCGTTATTCCGAGGACGTCAAGAAACGTTTTGACCGCGCCCAGTTCCAGGCGTCCAAGTTCAAGACGCTCTCGGACCTCAAGCACATCCCCATTCTCAAGAAAAAAGAGCTCATCTTCCTCCAGTCCATGGGCCCCCGCCTGGGCGGACTTTTGACCAAGGACATGGGCGAACTGCGCCGCATCTTCCTGTCCCCGGGCCCCATCTTCGACCCCGAGGACCGTGAGGACGACTACTGGGGCTGGACCGAGGGCTTTTACGCCAGCGGCTTCCGTTCCGGGGATCTGGTCCAGGTCACCTTCAACTACCACCTCACCCCGGCCGGGCTCATGTTCGAAGAGCCGCTTAAAAACCTCGGTTGCGCCGTGGTGCCGGCCGGTCCGGGCAACTCCACCACCCAGCTCGAGATCATGCAGAAGCTGCGCGCCACAGGCTACGTGGGCACGCCGAGCTACCTCATGCACCTGGCCCAGAAGGGCGAGGAAATGGGGCTGAACCTGCGCAAGGACCTCTACCTGGAAGTGGCCTTCGTCACGGGCGAGAAGTTCTCCGAGAAGCTGCGCTCCAACCTGGAAAAGAAGTTCGACATCATCATGCGCCAGGGCTACGGCACGGCCGACGTCGGTTGCGTGGGCTACGAATGCTTCCACAAGACGGGCCTGCACATCGCCAACCGCGCCTTTGTCGAGATCTGCCACCCCGACACCGGCATTCCGCTCAAGGACGGCGAAGTGGGCGAGATCGTGGTCACGGCCTTCAACAAGACCTATCCGCTGATCCGGCTGGCCACCGGCGACCTGTCCTACATCGAGCGCGCCCCCTGCCCCTGCGGCCGCACCTCGCCGCGCCTGGGCTCCATCGTCGGCCGCGTGGACACCACCGCCCGCATCAAGGGCATGTTCGTTTACCCGCACCAGGTCGAACAGGTCATCACCCGGTTCGAGGAAATCAAGCGCTGGCAGATCGAGGTCACCAACCCTGGCGGCATCGACGAGATGAACCTCATCGTCGAAGCCTCCAACTTCAAGCGCGAAGAAGACCTGCTCCACAAGTTCCGGGAGAAGATCAAGCTGCGTCCCGGGCTCACCGTGGTCGCGCCCGGCACCCTGCCGCCGCAGATCCGTCCCATCGAGGACAAGCGCAAGTGGGATTAG
- the ndk gene encoding nucleoside-diphosphate kinase: MERTLSIIKPDAVSRNLAGAILKMIQDTGLKVVAMKMIQLSKAEAEGFYAVHKERPFFGSLVDFMISGPVVVSILEGDDAIARYRKLMGATNPANAEEGTIRKTYALDIEKNSVHGSDAPETAAFETSYFFSALEMVG; encoded by the coding sequence ATGGAACGTACCCTTTCCATCATCAAGCCCGACGCCGTCTCCCGCAATCTGGCCGGAGCCATCCTCAAAATGATCCAGGACACGGGGCTTAAGGTCGTGGCCATGAAGATGATCCAGTTGTCCAAGGCCGAGGCCGAGGGCTTTTACGCCGTGCACAAGGAACGCCCGTTCTTCGGCAGCCTGGTGGACTTCATGATCTCCGGCCCGGTGGTCGTCTCCATCCTCGAAGGCGACGACGCCATCGCCCGCTACCGCAAGCTCATGGGCGCCACCAACCCGGCCAACGCCGAGGAAGGCACCATCCGCAAGACCTATGCCCTGGACATCGAGAAGAACTCCGTCCACGGCTCCGACGCCCCGGAAACCGCCGCCTTCGAGACGTCCTACTTCTTCAGCGCCCTGGAAATGGTGGGTTAG
- a CDS encoding Rne/Rng family ribonuclease, whose amino-acid sequence MSRGKKRKQKMFISVLPGEQVEVAVSEDGLLLEYYVEMVHQAKTRGHIYKGRIHNIDPALQAAFINYGAERNGFLQIDEVHPEYYQIVHAGERRPKYPPIQKALKKNQELLVQVVKEPTGHKGAFLTTYLSLPGRYFVLTPGREQRGVSRKIEDEAERKRLKEAISGLKLEEGLGIIVRTAALSQSKTALERDLSYLKRLWKDVRQRGTTAETPSLIYQELDLASRAVRDYLTDDVGEIWVDEPETADRVAEMASLIYPRRPSIVKQHTDMDVPLWDRFNLRKQIEQLYGREVTLPSGGVLAFDHAEALTAVDINSGKIGGESNFREMALKTNAEAAEEVARQLRLRDIGGQVVIDFIEMKDRKHVAEVEKTLRAAFKSDRARTDVGRISRFGLLEIVRQRLGSSALSITSETCPHCKGSGQRRNHEWQALTVLKDIYRQMRKDSGQECVTAKVSEELALYLLNYKRARLSAMEEEFKKKIIIAAL is encoded by the coding sequence ATGAGCAGAGGAAAGAAACGCAAGCAGAAGATGTTTATCAGCGTGCTGCCCGGTGAACAGGTCGAAGTGGCCGTGTCCGAGGATGGCCTGCTGTTGGAATATTACGTCGAGATGGTGCACCAGGCCAAGACGCGGGGGCACATTTACAAGGGCCGCATCCACAACATCGATCCGGCCTTGCAGGCGGCGTTCATCAATTACGGCGCGGAGCGCAACGGTTTTCTGCAGATCGACGAGGTGCACCCCGAATATTACCAGATCGTCCACGCCGGGGAGCGCCGCCCCAAGTATCCGCCCATCCAAAAGGCGCTCAAAAAGAACCAGGAGCTGCTCGTCCAGGTGGTCAAGGAGCCGACCGGCCACAAGGGCGCGTTTCTCACCACCTACCTGTCGCTGCCGGGCCGCTATTTCGTGCTGACGCCCGGGCGCGAGCAGCGCGGCGTTTCGCGCAAGATCGAGGACGAGGCCGAACGCAAGCGGCTCAAGGAAGCCATCTCCGGGCTCAAGCTGGAGGAGGGGCTCGGCATCATCGTGCGCACCGCCGCCCTGTCCCAGTCCAAGACCGCCCTGGAGCGCGATCTGTCCTATCTGAAGCGCCTGTGGAAGGACGTGCGCCAGCGCGGCACCACGGCCGAGACGCCAAGCCTCATCTACCAGGAGCTGGACCTGGCTTCCCGGGCCGTGCGGGACTACCTGACAGACGATGTGGGCGAGATCTGGGTGGACGAGCCGGAAACCGCCGACCGGGTGGCGGAGATGGCGTCCCTGATCTACCCGCGCCGCCCGAGCATCGTCAAACAGCACACCGACATGGACGTGCCGCTTTGGGACCGCTTCAACCTGCGCAAGCAGATCGAACAGCTCTACGGCCGCGAGGTGACGTTGCCGAGCGGCGGCGTGCTGGCCTTCGACCATGCCGAGGCGCTGACCGCCGTGGACATCAACTCCGGCAAGATCGGCGGCGAATCCAATTTCCGCGAAATGGCGCTCAAGACCAATGCCGAGGCGGCCGAGGAAGTGGCCCGCCAGCTGCGCCTGCGCGACATCGGCGGCCAGGTGGTCATCGACTTCATCGAGATGAAGGACCGCAAGCACGTGGCCGAGGTGGAAAAGACCCTGCGCGCGGCCTTTAAAAGCGACCGGGCCCGCACCGACGTCGGCCGCATTTCGCGTTTCGGGCTTCTCGAGATCGTGCGCCAGCGCCTGGGCTCCTCGGCCCTGTCCATCACCTCCGAGACCTGTCCGCACTGCAAGGGTTCGGGCCAGCGGCGCAACCACGAATGGCAGGCGCTGACCGTGCTCAAGGATATCTACCGCCAGATGCGCAAGGATTCCGGCCAGGAGTGCGTCACGGCCAAGGTGTCCGAGGAACTGGCCCTGTACCTGCTCAATTACAAGCGGGCCCGGCTCTCGGCCATGGAAGAGGAATTCAAGAAAAAGATCATCATCGCCGCCTTGTAA
- the proC gene encoding pyrroline-5-carboxylate reductase, whose translation MAAVIGFLGAGNMGGAIIKGLAAVPDVSALAYDVDPAKVKALADKNLAAPAATPEALAAGADYLILCVKPQYLAAAMSALAPYLRPETVVCSIVAGVTMTRLRELTSGKCPVVRIMPNTPALVGAGQFALCLEDPKLGETHRAFVHGLFNKLGRTYVLEEKLFDAFTGLAGSGPAYVLYFMEALIESGVLVGFPRDKATDIVSGLIEGTAKLAAESGLHPSVLREMVTSPAGTTIEALMHLDRKAVRAAVIDAVAASRDRSKALGA comes from the coding sequence ATGGCCGCCGTCATCGGTTTTCTCGGTGCGGGGAACATGGGCGGGGCCATCATCAAGGGCCTTGCCGCCGTTCCCGACGTCTCGGCCCTGGCCTACGACGTGGACCCGGCCAAGGTGAAGGCCCTGGCCGACAAGAATCTGGCCGCGCCCGCCGCGACCCCCGAGGCGCTGGCGGCGGGGGCCGATTACCTGATCCTGTGCGTCAAGCCCCAGTACCTCGCTGCGGCCATGTCGGCCCTGGCGCCGTATCTGCGGCCCGAGACGGTGGTCTGCTCCATCGTCGCCGGCGTGACCATGACCCGGCTGCGGGAGCTGACATCCGGCAAGTGCCCGGTGGTGCGCATCATGCCCAACACCCCGGCCCTGGTCGGCGCGGGCCAGTTCGCCCTGTGCCTGGAGGACCCGAAGCTGGGCGAGACGCACCGGGCCTTCGTCCACGGGCTTTTCAACAAGCTTGGCCGCACCTACGTGCTCGAGGAAAAACTCTTCGACGCCTTCACCGGCCTTGCCGGCTCCGGCCCGGCCTACGTCCTCTATTTCATGGAGGCGCTCATCGAATCCGGGGTGCTCGTGGGCTTTCCCCGGGACAAGGCCACGGATATCGTTTCCGGGCTCATCGAGGGCACGGCCAAGCTGGCCGCCGAGTCCGGGCTCCATCCGAGCGTCCTGCGCGAGATGGTCACCTCGCCGGCCGGCACCACCATCGAGGCGCTCATGCACCTCGACCGCAAGGCCGTGCGGGCGGCAGTCATCGACGCCGTGGCCGCCTCGCGTGACCGCTCCAAGGCCCTCGGCGCCTGA
- a CDS encoding radical SAM protein — translation MPYDRWPLSTPGAALSSCLRRDKEDRATNAHKFIFGPVRSGRLGLSLGLDLLGARICTFDCLYCEVGPTDTLTVSRKPYIPAARLLEELAAVKAAGCGPIDAVTLGGLGEPTLNSECAAIIAGAKELFPDVPVAVLTNSSLLSDPQVRRDIAGADIVLPSMDTLVAAEYRRVNRPHPSMDLAAIRRGLLEFRSGYAGRLYLEILLLAGRNDTEENLELLRGFCRELAPDRVDVVTMSRPGAHPGAAAAASEVLARFRQALGVTAPSHAGDASEGHGPAALRARVPAAGQADDLAARIAASVTRRPQTAQGLSLALGQTLADVQAALDALERDGAVRRERAGEEIFYSGQTG, via the coding sequence ATGCCGTATGATCGATGGCCCTTGTCCACGCCCGGGGCTGCCCTGTCAAGCTGTCTGCGACGCGACAAGGAGGATCGCGCCACGAACGCACATAAATTCATTTTTGGCCCGGTTCGCTCGGGCCGCCTCGGGTTGTCACTGGGGTTGGATCTGCTTGGCGCAAGAATTTGCACCTTCGACTGCCTCTATTGCGAGGTGGGTCCGACCGACACGTTGACCGTTTCCCGCAAGCCCTATATCCCGGCCGCGCGTCTCCTTGAGGAACTGGCGGCCGTGAAGGCGGCGGGCTGCGGCCCTATCGACGCCGTTACCCTCGGCGGGCTCGGCGAGCCGACGCTCAATAGCGAGTGCGCCGCGATTATCGCCGGAGCCAAGGAACTTTTCCCGGATGTCCCCGTGGCCGTGCTCACCAATTCGAGCCTGCTGTCCGATCCGCAGGTGCGCCGCGACATCGCCGGGGCCGATATTGTGCTGCCCTCCATGGATACCCTTGTCGCGGCCGAGTACCGCCGCGTCAACCGCCCCCATCCGTCCATGGATCTGGCCGCCATCCGCCGGGGGCTGCTCGAGTTCCGGTCCGGGTACGCCGGCCGGCTGTACCTGGAAATCCTGCTTCTGGCCGGCCGAAACGATACGGAAGAAAACCTGGAATTGTTGCGGGGATTTTGCCGGGAACTGGCCCCGGACCGGGTGGATGTGGTCACCATGTCCCGCCCGGGAGCGCATCCGGGAGCTGCCGCCGCCGCGTCCGAGGTCCTGGCCCGTTTCCGGCAGGCGCTTGGCGTTACGGCGCCTTCCCACGCCGGGGATGCGTCCGAAGGCCATGGACCGGCCGCCCTGCGCGCCCGGGTCCCTGCCGCCGGTCAGGCGGACGATCTCGCGGCCCGTATCGCCGCATCCGTCACCCGGCGTCCCCAGACGGCCCAGGGCCTGAGCCTCGCCCTGGGGCAAACGCTTGCCGACGTGCAGGCGGCCCTCGATGCCCTGGAGCGGGACGGCGCGGTGCGCCGTGAGCGCGCGGGCGAGGAAATTTTTTACTCCGGCCAAACCGGATAA